A stretch of DNA from Gymnodinialimonas sp. 57CJ19:
CCGATGCGGTTGCCGCCAAGCCAATGCAGTTTGCCGAACATGGCCAGCACGGCCATGCCGATCAGAAAAAGGGTTACGATCTTCAGCATTACGTCAGCCCAAATCGGGCATACAAGGCCCGCTCCTCTACGCTTTGGTCCAGGTCAGCCAATATCTGGGCCCCCAAGCGGGGGATCAGCGGCTTTTTCGGCCCGTAGGGCGCGAATTTGACCTTCTCTCCGTAGAGGTCTTTCATCTTCGGCACCAGATGGCCAATGCCATCGGCAAGGCCCAGTTCCACACCCTTGGCCCCGGTCCAGAACGCGCCGGTAAACATTTCGGGCGTCTCGTTCAGGCGGGCGCCACGGCGGGTTTTGACGTGGTCAATGAACGATTGGTGGATGTCCATTTGCAAGCTTTTGAGGCGCTCAATATCTTCGGCCTTCTCGGGCGAAAACGGGTCGAGGATGCTTTTGTTCTCGCCCGCCGTATGGACGCGGCGCTCCACCCCCAGTTTGCCCAACGCCTCTACAAATCCGAAGCCCGCCGACACGACCCCGATGGAGCCCACGATCGACGAGGGATCGACCCAGATATCATCGGCGGCACAGGCCAGCCAATAGCCCCCCGAGGCCGCGACATCTTCAACGAAGGCATGAACGGGCACGCTCTTTTCATCGGCCAAACGGCGGATGCGGGCGGCCGCGAGGGCCGATTGCACGGGCGAGCCGCCGGGCGAGTTGATGACCAAGGCCACCGCCGCGGGCTTGCCCTTGGCAAAGGCCTTCTCGATCACCGGCGCGAAGGTGGCATCACTGATGCCGCCCCGCGATCCAGAGGCAATCGCGCCTTGCAGGCGGATCACGGCGACTTTCGGCTCGGATTTGAGGAAGGGGATCAGGTGCTTCATTCCATGTGATGTAGGCGGCTGGGTCCTTGGCAACAAGGCAGCCGCCCATGT
This window harbors:
- a CDS encoding S49 family peptidase, translating into MKHLIPFLKSEPKVAVIRLQGAIASGSRGGISDATFAPVIEKAFAKGKPAAVALVINSPGGSPVQSALAAARIRRLADEKSVPVHAFVEDVAASGGYWLACAADDIWVDPSSIVGSIGVVSAGFGFVEALGKLGVERRVHTAGENKSILDPFSPEKAEDIERLKSLQMDIHQSFIDHVKTRRGARLNETPEMFTGAFWTGAKGVELGLADGIGHLVPKMKDLYGEKVKFAPYGPKKPLIPRLGAQILADLDQSVEERALYARFGLT